A genomic window from Silene latifolia isolate original U9 population chromosome 11, ASM4854445v1, whole genome shotgun sequence includes:
- the LOC141612630 gene encoding uncharacterized protein LOC141612630: MKKISIGVALIKFSTPKVLSMLLTQMIEVVSLNVSPYSNGWNSREPTVSPKGEQRDLNHNEKNAVGVGFFSGKCFRGSGCIEDVIETLRAHVFVCPSNIQASINLVGVLPDSGTYRDIHELSASVWNSTYQRWRIAAGHHRTILKVNSCKLLMVLQKGRY; the protein is encoded by the exons ATGAAGAAAATCAGTATCGGAGTAGCATTGATCAAGTTCTCGACACCCAAAGTTCTATCAATGCTTTTGACTCAAATGATTGAAGTGGTTTCTCTTAATGTTTCGCCATATTCAAATGGATGGAATAGCAGAGAACCTACAGTTAGTCCCAAAGGCGAGCAAAGAGACCTGAATCATAATGAGAAGAATGCTGTTGGGGTTGGCTTTTTCAGTGGCAAATGCTTTAGGGGCTCGGGCTGCATTGAAGACGTGATCGAAACTTTGAGAGCACACGTTTTTGTCTGCCCGTCAAACATTCAG GCATCGATCAACCTTGTTGGGGTCTTGCCAGACAGTGGAACTTATCGAGACATTCATGAATTATCAG CCTCAGTTTGGAACTCTACTTATCAAAGATGGCGTATTGCCGCGGGACATCATCGAACGATTTTAAAGGTCAATAGTTGCAAGCTTCTCATGGTACTACAAAAAGGCAGGTACTAG